Proteins from a genomic interval of Flammeovirgaceae bacterium SG7u.111:
- a CDS encoding RagB/SusD family nutrient uptake outer membrane protein, which produces MSKKTIISIIAFAIFTIGCSDEFLETEPSEFISANRIEEISEINPALQASNLQGIYANMYLPETGGTTGADDFGQKGYDIMSDFLSGDLVLGNTIYGWYSTFTQYQITVDYTQLDNYQFWRYYYRIIFGANFVIDGLGGEDATPETVEGQYIMGQAKAMRAYGYFYLAQYFDEEYDQSSMLLPIYRNTSVPNQPLSPTSDVYNLIVSDLTDAITLLDGFSRDGKFAVNQDVARGLLAYTYAAMGDHANAAAQAEAVINTGSYSIKIKEEQGTFLDLDDVEIPLTDLTNGFNDVSDPSWMWGTDLTSDMGLGLTSWWGKMDLFSYSYAWAGDYKSINFELYNAIPADDIRKFQFNAFSADDYVAVNKFYSPERQIGGASRVVTSDLVYMRIEEMYLLHAESAAKSGNEAGARTSLKAVVEERVPDASYIDGLSGQALLDEIILQTRIEFFAEGKSYLLKKRNKIDIVTGSNHIHIPNTTLAIDSDELSVKIPQSEIQNNPEISLGDI; this is translated from the coding sequence ATGAGTAAAAAAACCATTATTTCCATAATTGCATTCGCAATTTTTACGATAGGTTGCTCAGATGAATTTTTAGAAACTGAGCCATCGGAATTTATCTCTGCCAATAGGATAGAAGAGATTTCAGAGATAAACCCAGCTTTACAAGCATCTAACTTACAAGGTATATATGCAAACATGTATCTTCCTGAAACAGGAGGTACTACAGGTGCTGATGATTTCGGACAGAAGGGTTATGATATAATGAGTGATTTCCTTTCAGGAGATTTGGTACTAGGAAATACAATCTACGGATGGTATTCAACTTTTACCCAATATCAAATAACTGTAGATTATACTCAATTAGACAATTATCAGTTTTGGAGATACTATTACAGAATTATTTTTGGTGCAAATTTTGTCATAGACGGTCTTGGTGGAGAAGATGCAACTCCAGAAACAGTAGAGGGTCAGTATATTATGGGTCAAGCTAAAGCAATGCGTGCTTATGGCTATTTCTACCTAGCCCAGTATTTTGATGAGGAATATGATCAAAGCTCAATGTTACTCCCCATATACAGAAATACAAGTGTACCAAACCAACCACTTTCTCCTACTAGCGATGTTTACAACTTGATTGTATCAGACTTAACTGATGCTATCACCTTGTTAGATGGATTCTCAAGGGATGGTAAATTTGCAGTAAATCAAGATGTTGCTAGAGGGTTACTAGCATATACTTATGCAGCCATGGGAGATCACGCAAATGCTGCCGCACAAGCTGAGGCTGTAATCAATACAGGTAGCTATAGTATTAAGATCAAAGAAGAGCAAGGTACTTTCCTTGATTTAGACGATGTTGAAATACCACTAACAGATTTAACCAATGGCTTCAATGACGTAAGTGATCCAAGCTGGATGTGGGGGACTGATTTAACCTCTGATATGGGGCTCGGTCTTACCTCTTGGTGGGGTAAAATGGATTTATTCTCTTACAGCTATGCTTGGGCTGGTGATTATAAGAGTATCAACTTTGAGTTATACAATGCAATACCTGCAGATGATATCCGTAAATTTCAGTTCAATGCTTTTTCCGCTGACGATTATGTAGCTGTAAATAAATTTTACTCTCCTGAAAGACAAATTGGTGGAGCTTCTAGAGTAGTAACTTCTGACTTGGTTTATATGCGTATTGAGGAGATGTATTTGTTACATGCCGAATCTGCAGCAAAATCAGGAAATGAAGCTGGTGCAAGGACTTCTCTTAAGGCAGTAGTAGAGGAAAGAGTTCCTGATGCTTCGTATATAGATGGACTTTCTGGACAAGCATTATTGGATGAAATCATCTTACAAACTAGAATTGAGTTCTTTGCCGAAGGTAAGTCTTACCTTCTTAAAAAGCGTAATAAAATAGATATAGTGACAGGATCAAACCACATTCATATCCCAAACACAACTTTGGCTATCGATAGTGACGAGTTATCTGTAAAAATCCCCCAATCTGAAATTCAGAATAACCCTGAAATTTCACTGGGAGATATTTAA
- a CDS encoding SusC/RagA family TonB-linked outer membrane protein — protein MKRVLLLVLALGLMLPAWAQDRTITGKVISGEADSSPLPGVNVIIKGDATSGTITDIDGNFKLTVPASATTLIFSYIGFQTQEVAIGSNSELNITLQSDDEVLQEVIVVGYGTATKQSFAGSLTQVDAELVNRKSISNISQALAGEVAGVNVINTTGQPGASATVRIRGIGSINGNSDPLYVVDGVPYYGSINAINPADIESMTVLKDATATAIYGSRGANGVILVNTKKGASGQTYIEVDTKIGRNVSSLPRYSKITSPDEYIAIGWDNLRQRGIQNEEADPIAYANAALFDGGTGVDPFYNMWNVADGGELIDPATGMVRPGVTRKYDPENWEDYAFQNSTRQETNLRIGGGDAKTNYFTSVGYLKDIGYSINSDFERLSARVNVNHQAKEWLSGGFNVGYSRGETNNAGQTEDSGSIFWFVDNIPSIYPLFLRDENGDKIDNQYYGGSVYDYGEKRGFGGLTNAISDAEISIFNRITHDLNGNANINIDFTKNLTFESRFGWQFRQSDYQNLDSPFFGPGQSANGTLFKSFTQTNSYNFTNLLRYNKDFGSHSLEALAAHESNKWTREYSTASIAQLVDPFGTDLNNGVANPQVSGYTEGYAIESYFGQVNYDYNDTYYVTGSIRADGSSRFVNDKWGTFGSIGAAWVISNESFLDVDAINFLKLKTSYGITGDQGQEYYPGYDLFEITNLNGTPSLTFDTKGNPDLTWETAKMFQAGVEGKIGKFLDFGIDYYNKSTDNLIFDRRVGPSLGYAIITVNDGKLVNSGIEFDFTGHILNKTDFYLDLRVNGEILSNELTQMPIDPATGEQKTLDISGSYGRAVGYSMYDYYMREWAGVDPANGDALWVLNYDDLDGDGAYTEGEEISSMTEYLAEKPNANVLATTTNAYSTATQKFVGKSAIPDVRGGLNLNAGYKGINLQVLFRYQLGGYGYDNAYADLMNNHQVGQGNFHTDIRNRWQQEGDITDVPRYDNDLTQNYSSRSTRFLTKADYFTLSNVRLGYTFPQTLTQKLRIQSFDVFVAGDNLFLTTKRDGFNPTTDIQGDSNRYTYDPLTTFTLGGKIKF, from the coding sequence ATGAAGCGAGTATTACTATTAGTCCTCGCCCTTGGGCTTATGCTACCTGCATGGGCACAAGATAGGACGATCACAGGTAAGGTGATTTCTGGAGAAGCGGACTCATCTCCGCTACCGGGCGTAAACGTCATAATTAAAGGTGATGCAACCTCTGGTACCATTACCGACATTGATGGCAACTTTAAGTTGACCGTCCCTGCCTCTGCCACTACCCTGATTTTCAGCTATATTGGGTTTCAAACCCAAGAAGTGGCCATCGGTTCAAATTCAGAACTAAACATAACCCTTCAGAGCGATGATGAAGTACTACAAGAAGTAATTGTAGTAGGTTATGGTACAGCAACCAAGCAGTCTTTTGCGGGATCACTAACACAAGTAGATGCGGAACTAGTGAACAGAAAGAGTATATCTAACATCTCTCAAGCTCTAGCTGGTGAAGTTGCAGGTGTGAATGTAATCAATACTACTGGTCAACCAGGTGCTTCTGCTACTGTTAGGATTCGTGGTATTGGCTCAATAAATGGTAATAGTGACCCATTATACGTTGTAGATGGTGTACCATATTATGGGAGTATCAACGCCATCAACCCTGCCGATATTGAAAGCATGACCGTTCTTAAAGATGCAACAGCAACTGCCATCTACGGATCAAGGGGGGCTAATGGCGTGATCTTAGTAAATACAAAGAAGGGCGCTAGTGGTCAGACTTATATTGAAGTAGACACAAAAATTGGACGTAACGTATCATCATTACCAAGATACAGCAAAATAACCTCTCCTGATGAATATATTGCCATTGGTTGGGACAATCTCAGACAACGTGGTATTCAAAACGAAGAAGCTGATCCTATTGCTTATGCGAACGCAGCTCTATTTGATGGAGGAACTGGTGTAGATCCCTTTTACAACATGTGGAATGTTGCTGATGGAGGCGAATTAATAGACCCAGCAACCGGTATGGTAAGACCTGGCGTTACAAGAAAGTATGACCCAGAAAACTGGGAAGATTATGCTTTCCAAAACTCTACTAGACAGGAGACAAACCTTAGAATTGGAGGTGGTGATGCAAAAACAAATTACTTCACTTCAGTTGGGTATTTGAAAGACATAGGTTACTCTATTAACTCTGATTTTGAAAGGTTATCTGCAAGAGTAAATGTAAATCACCAAGCAAAGGAGTGGTTATCGGGAGGGTTTAACGTAGGTTATTCAAGAGGAGAAACTAACAATGCAGGTCAAACAGAAGACTCAGGTAGTATTTTCTGGTTTGTGGATAACATCCCTTCTATTTATCCGCTCTTTTTAAGAGATGAAAACGGTGATAAAATCGACAACCAATATTATGGTGGGTCAGTGTATGACTATGGTGAAAAAAGAGGCTTTGGAGGTCTTACCAACGCTATCTCTGACGCAGAGATAAGTATCTTTAATAGAATTACTCACGATTTAAATGGGAATGCTAACATAAACATTGACTTCACTAAAAACTTGACTTTCGAATCTCGTTTTGGATGGCAGTTTAGACAAAGTGATTACCAGAATTTAGATTCACCATTCTTTGGTCCAGGACAGTCTGCAAATGGTACACTTTTCAAATCTTTCACACAGACAAATAGCTACAACTTTACTAACTTGCTAAGGTACAACAAAGACTTTGGTAGCCATTCATTGGAAGCTTTGGCAGCACATGAGAGCAACAAATGGACACGAGAATATTCTACTGCATCTATAGCACAACTTGTCGATCCATTTGGCACTGACCTCAACAATGGTGTAGCAAACCCACAAGTATCTGGCTATACAGAAGGTTATGCCATAGAAAGTTATTTCGGACAAGTTAACTATGACTACAACGATACTTACTACGTTACGGGAAGTATTAGAGCTGATGGTTCTTCTAGGTTTGTTAATGATAAGTGGGGAACATTTGGTTCTATTGGAGCAGCATGGGTTATTTCTAATGAAAGCTTTTTAGATGTCGATGCTATCAACTTCTTGAAATTAAAAACTAGTTACGGAATCACTGGTGATCAGGGACAAGAGTATTACCCTGGGTATGACTTGTTTGAAATAACAAACCTAAATGGCACCCCATCATTAACTTTTGACACCAAAGGTAATCCTGATTTGACTTGGGAAACTGCAAAAATGTTCCAAGCAGGTGTAGAAGGAAAAATAGGTAAATTCTTAGATTTTGGAATTGATTATTATAATAAATCTACTGACAACTTAATTTTTGATCGTAGAGTAGGTCCTTCATTGGGTTATGCTATCATTACTGTAAATGATGGAAAATTAGTAAACTCAGGTATAGAATTTGACTTCACAGGGCACATCTTAAATAAGACTGATTTTTACCTTGACCTAAGAGTAAATGGTGAAATCCTTTCTAATGAATTGACTCAAATGCCTATAGACCCTGCAACAGGAGAGCAAAAAACACTGGATATTTCTGGTAGTTATGGAAGAGCTGTAGGATATTCTATGTATGACTATTACATGCGAGAATGGGCTGGTGTTGATCCTGCCAACGGTGATGCTCTTTGGGTATTAAACTATGATGATTTGGACGGTGATGGAGCTTACACAGAAGGAGAAGAAATAAGTTCAATGACTGAATACTTAGCTGAAAAACCAAACGCTAATGTTTTAGCAACTACTACTAATGCTTATTCCACTGCCACTCAAAAGTTTGTTGGAAAATCTGCAATTCCTGATGTACGTGGAGGCCTAAACTTAAACGCTGGATATAAGGGTATTAATCTTCAAGTACTATTTAGATATCAACTTGGTGGATATGGTTATGACAACGCTTATGCCGATTTAATGAATAATCACCAAGTGGGACAAGGTAATTTTCATACCGATATTAGGAATAGATGGCAACAAGAAGGAGACATCACCGATGTTCCTAGATACGACAACGATTTGACCCAAAACTATTCTTCTAGATCAACTCGTTTCCTAACAAAAGCAGATTACTTTACGCTTTCTAACGTCCGTCTAGGATATACATTCCCACAAACTCTTACTCAAAAGTTAAGAATTCAAAGCTTCGATGTTTTTGTTGCGGGTGATAATCTATTCTTAACGACGAAAAGAGATGGGTTTAATCCAACAACAGATATCCAAGGCGATTCTAACCGCTATACTTACGACCCTCTTACAACCTTTACTTTAGGAGGAAAAATCAAATTTTAA
- a CDS encoding ATP-dependent Clp protease ATP-binding subunit — MEAKFSNRVKEVISLSREEALRLGHDYIGTEHLLLGMIREGEGIAIALIKKLGVSLEEVRETIEQATRGTASHNVKNLANIPLTRQSEKVLKITYLEAKIFKAQLIGTEHLLLSILRDEDNLATQILHKFDITYEVIKELLEYHSENPISGPDTDDPDDDSSRMFTGSPGGGSGSRGEGGSKAEKSRTPVLDNFGRDLTRVAEEGKLDPIVGRENEIERVAQVLSRRKKNNPLLIGEPGVGKTAIAEGLALRIVQKKVSRVLFGKRVVTLDLASLVAGTKYRGQFEERMKAVMNELEKAPEVILFIDEIHTIVGAGGASGSLDASNMFKPALARGEIQCIGATTLDEYRQYIEKDGALARRFQMVMVDATTPEETVEILNNIKGKYEEHHRVQYTEEAIQNCVKLSDRYISDRFLPDKAIDVLDEAGARVHINNIHVPDNILKLEEEIEDIKKEKNKVVKSQKYEEAAQLRDKEKKLLDQLEEAKKSWEVETNEKVYPVDEESVAEVIGMMTGIPVSKLAQNESVKLLGMGDELMDRVIGQDEAIKKLVKSIQRTRVGLKDPQKPIGSFIFLGPTGVGKTELAKVLASHLFDKDDSLVRIDMSEYMEKFSVSRLVGAPPGYVGYEEGGQLTEKIRRKPYSVVLLDEIEKAHPDVFNLLLQVLDDGILTDGLGRRVDFRNTIIIMTSNIGVRDLKDFGSGIGFASKAKMDHQDDMMKSTIQSALKKAFSPEFLNRLDDVIVFNSLEREHIHKIIDISLAKLFKRLNNLGFELELSEEAKDYLSDKGYDPQYGARPLNRAIQKYLEDPIAEELLKNEITEGDTLLADYDKEAKELKVTVRKKSEAKT, encoded by the coding sequence ATGGAGGCAAAATTTTCTAACCGAGTAAAAGAAGTGATTTCTTTGAGCAGGGAAGAGGCCTTGCGCTTGGGGCACGATTATATCGGCACCGAGCATTTATTGCTAGGCATGATCCGTGAGGGGGAAGGCATTGCTATCGCTTTGATAAAGAAGCTAGGCGTGTCACTCGAAGAAGTTCGTGAGACTATTGAGCAGGCCACAAGGGGCACTGCAAGTCATAATGTTAAAAACCTAGCAAACATTCCCCTTACTCGCCAATCGGAAAAAGTATTGAAGATAACATATCTGGAAGCGAAAATATTTAAAGCCCAACTGATAGGAACCGAGCATTTGCTGCTTTCTATCTTAAGGGATGAGGATAACCTTGCCACACAGATTTTGCATAAATTCGATATTACCTATGAGGTGATCAAAGAATTGCTAGAATACCACAGCGAAAACCCGATTTCTGGACCAGACACGGACGATCCTGATGACGACAGCAGTAGGATGTTCACTGGTAGCCCAGGAGGTGGCAGTGGAAGTAGAGGCGAAGGCGGTAGCAAAGCGGAGAAATCTCGTACCCCAGTGCTTGACAACTTTGGTAGAGACCTCACAAGGGTTGCCGAAGAAGGAAAGCTTGACCCAATTGTTGGTAGGGAAAATGAGATTGAGCGTGTTGCCCAAGTCTTGAGCCGCAGGAAAAAGAACAACCCTCTTTTAATAGGTGAGCCTGGCGTGGGTAAAACTGCCATTGCCGAAGGTCTTGCTTTGAGGATTGTACAGAAAAAAGTTTCTAGGGTGCTATTTGGCAAACGTGTAGTTACGCTTGATTTGGCTTCTTTGGTTGCGGGCACAAAATACCGTGGCCAGTTTGAAGAAAGGATGAAAGCGGTAATGAACGAGTTGGAAAAAGCTCCTGAAGTAATCTTATTTATTGATGAGATCCACACCATAGTTGGTGCGGGAGGCGCATCTGGATCACTAGACGCTTCTAACATGTTCAAGCCAGCCCTTGCAAGAGGAGAAATCCAATGCATAGGAGCTACTACACTGGACGAATATCGCCAGTATATAGAAAAAGATGGTGCTTTGGCGCGTAGGTTCCAAATGGTGATGGTAGATGCTACCACTCCTGAGGAAACTGTTGAGATCCTTAACAACATCAAAGGAAAATACGAAGAACACCACAGAGTTCAGTACACCGAAGAGGCAATACAAAACTGTGTAAAACTCTCGGATAGGTATATTAGCGATCGATTCTTACCAGATAAAGCCATCGATGTATTGGATGAAGCTGGAGCTAGAGTTCACATCAATAATATCCACGTTCCTGATAATATCTTGAAACTTGAAGAAGAAATAGAAGATATTAAAAAGGAGAAAAATAAGGTTGTAAAAAGCCAAAAGTACGAAGAGGCTGCACAGCTTAGAGATAAAGAGAAAAAGCTACTCGACCAACTGGAAGAAGCTAAAAAGAGCTGGGAAGTAGAAACCAACGAAAAGGTTTATCCTGTAGATGAGGAAAGTGTTGCCGAGGTAATTGGCATGATGACGGGCATTCCTGTTAGCAAGTTAGCACAAAATGAAAGTGTGAAGCTACTCGGCATGGGCGATGAGCTCATGGACAGGGTAATTGGTCAAGATGAAGCCATTAAAAAATTGGTTAAATCTATCCAACGTACCAGAGTTGGTCTGAAAGATCCTCAAAAGCCAATCGGCTCTTTCATATTCTTAGGACCTACTGGTGTTGGTAAAACAGAACTTGCCAAGGTACTAGCCTCTCATCTCTTCGACAAAGACGATTCTTTGGTAAGAATAGACATGAGTGAGTACATGGAAAAATTCTCTGTATCTCGCTTGGTAGGAGCGCCTCCGGGATATGTTGGATATGAAGAAGGTGGTCAGCTAACTGAGAAAATCAGAAGAAAACCTTATAGTGTAGTCCTTCTTGATGAGATTGAGAAAGCACATCCAGATGTATTCAACTTACTCTTACAAGTATTGGACGATGGTATTTTGACAGATGGATTAGGAAGGAGAGTTGATTTCCGAAATACTATCATTATCATGACCTCAAACATTGGTGTGAGAGACTTGAAAGACTTTGGTAGTGGAATCGGTTTTGCTTCAAAAGCCAAGATGGATCATCAGGATGATATGATGAAGTCTACTATCCAGAGTGCGCTTAAAAAAGCATTCTCTCCTGAGTTCTTGAACAGGCTTGATGATGTGATCGTATTCAACTCTTTGGAAAGAGAGCATATTCACAAAATCATCGATATTTCACTAGCCAAGTTGTTCAAACGCTTAAATAATTTAGGCTTTGAGCTAGAGCTAAGCGAAGAGGCAAAAGATTACCTAAGCGATAAAGGATACGATCCACAGTATGGAGCAAGACCTTTGAACAGGGCTATCCAAAAGTACTTGGAAGACCCTATAGCTGAGGAGCTTCTAAAGAACGAGATAACTGAGGGAGACACTCTTCTAGCAGACTATGACAAAGAGGCAAAAGAGCTCAAGGTGACGGTAAGAAAGAAGTCCGAAGCTAAGACTTAA
- a CDS encoding WbqC family protein codes for MSGKEINTSLIELHYLPNVAFFTVMANSQKVILEAEENFQRQSLRNRAYIQTTNKVDRLTVPVIGARKPQKIKDIQIDYTEKWQNRHWRAITSAYANAPFFEHYEGAFYKIIYTNHRFLFELNLDLLTLCLKYLKLGTELSQTDSYQTDKPEGIRDFRSVISDKSSGGIIHATPYHQLFTDNFIENLSVIDLLFNEGPNSKAIIKSQKLFV; via the coding sequence ATGAGCGGGAAAGAAATAAACACATCGCTAATAGAATTGCATTATTTGCCCAATGTGGCATTTTTTACGGTAATGGCAAACAGCCAAAAAGTGATTTTAGAAGCGGAAGAAAACTTCCAGCGGCAAAGCCTTCGCAACAGAGCCTATATCCAAACAACCAACAAGGTGGATAGACTTACCGTGCCAGTAATTGGAGCAAGGAAGCCTCAAAAAATAAAGGATATACAAATAGATTATACCGAAAAGTGGCAAAATAGACATTGGAGAGCAATTACTTCCGCTTATGCCAACGCTCCATTTTTTGAACATTATGAAGGCGCTTTTTACAAAATTATTTACACAAACCACCGTTTCCTGTTTGAACTAAACCTAGACTTGCTGACACTTTGTCTGAAATACCTGAAGCTCGGCACAGAGCTTAGCCAAACTGACAGCTACCAAACAGACAAACCAGAAGGAATTCGTGACTTTAGGTCAGTGATAAGCGATAAATCCTCGGGTGGTATCATTCATGCAACCCCCTATCACCAGTTGTTCACTGATAACTTTATTGAAAACTTAAGTGTAATTGACTTGTTATTCAATGAAGGACCGAATTCGAAGGCGATTATAAAGTCGCAGAAACTATTCGTGTAA
- the trmB gene encoding tRNA (guanosine(46)-N7)-methyltransferase TrmB, whose amino-acid sequence MHKINQKNKMARSKKKKFSGVKASDNVLEAGKKLFENIKGNWNELFFQNDNDIVLELACGRGEYSVGLGEIYPNKNFIGIDIKGDRLWFGSSQAEEKGLKNVGFLRTKIHHLEDLFAENEVADIWIINPDPRPRKRDIRRRLTNPRFMGIYHRIMKPGGWIRLKTDSQPLFEYSLEEIKKLEVLELEKTFDLYESPLYAEHHNIKTRFESIFTKKGHKIHYLKAKLAEEQPSFVVPENSKEEI is encoded by the coding sequence TTGCATAAAATCAATCAGAAGAATAAAATGGCGAGGAGCAAAAAGAAGAAGTTCTCGGGGGTGAAAGCAAGCGACAATGTGCTTGAAGCAGGAAAGAAACTTTTCGAAAACATAAAGGGAAATTGGAACGAGTTATTTTTCCAAAATGACAACGATATCGTATTGGAGCTTGCCTGCGGGCGTGGGGAATACAGCGTAGGTCTTGGCGAGATTTATCCAAACAAAAACTTCATAGGAATAGATATAAAAGGTGATAGGCTTTGGTTTGGAAGCTCGCAGGCAGAGGAAAAAGGCTTAAAAAACGTGGGCTTTTTACGCACAAAAATCCACCATTTGGAAGATCTTTTTGCTGAAAATGAAGTAGCCGATATCTGGATCATCAACCCAGATCCGCGACCTCGGAAGAGGGATATTAGACGCCGCCTTACCAACCCTCGTTTCATGGGTATCTATCATCGAATAATGAAACCGGGTGGATGGATCCGCCTCAAAACCGATAGCCAACCTCTTTTTGAATATTCTTTGGAGGAAATAAAAAAACTTGAAGTACTAGAACTGGAAAAGACATTTGACCTATACGAATCACCACTTTATGCCGAGCACCATAACATAAAAACACGCTTTGAAAGTATCTTCACCAAAAAGGGACATAAAATTCATTATTTGAAAGCAAAACTTGCTGAAGAGCAGCCAAGCTTTGTTGTGCCAGAGAATAGTAAGGAAGAAATATGA
- a CDS encoding Maf family nucleotide pyrophosphatase, with amino-acid sequence MKKKVILGSNSPRRKELLKSINIDFEVRKRKIEEIFPNTHPVKEVAEYLARMKASAFEDDMSADEVVITADTIVVLGNKLYGKAKDETEALQMLKELSGNTHSVITAVCLTTTEKQTLFSSETLVTFKNLSETELKFYIKNFKPFDKAGAYGIQEWIGMVGVEKIEGSYYNVVGLPLDKLYTALKKFI; translated from the coding sequence ATGAAGAAAAAAGTAATCCTCGGCTCCAACTCTCCCCGAAGAAAAGAATTGCTCAAATCGATCAACATTGATTTTGAGGTAAGGAAAAGAAAAATAGAGGAGATTTTTCCTAATACCCACCCTGTGAAAGAAGTGGCGGAGTACTTGGCAAGGATGAAAGCCTCAGCCTTTGAAGACGATATGAGTGCCGACGAAGTGGTGATCACAGCCGATACTATTGTGGTGCTAGGCAACAAACTCTACGGCAAAGCCAAAGACGAGACAGAAGCCTTGCAAATGCTCAAAGAACTTTCGGGCAACACCCACTCGGTGATCACGGCGGTTTGCCTCACCACCACCGAAAAGCAAACCCTTTTTAGCTCCGAAACATTAGTGACTTTTAAAAACCTTTCGGAAACCGAACTTAAATTTTACATCAAAAACTTCAAGCCTTTCGACAAAGCGGGCGCTTATGGCATCCAAGAATGGATTGGGATGGTTGGTGTAGAAAAAATTGAGGGCTCGTATTATAATGTGGTAGGCCTGCCGCTCGACAAATTATATACGGCTTTGAAGAAGTTTATATAG